From a single Andrena cerasifolii isolate SP2316 chromosome 8, iyAndCera1_principal, whole genome shotgun sequence genomic region:
- the Tbh gene encoding tyramine beta hydroxylase isoform X3 yields the protein MLLTIVPLILLTILSGNWCTAWHDHQQSNEESVDKTGVHTIPLGSGATFHWRVDFMSEMIVAEVHYIGADNTWFAIGFSDYGELKPADYCVLWVDWHRQVQLQDAWADEEGKLNLDSQQDCESFAWRRRGNVTKLTFSRKFDTCDGNDYVMERGTTHLVWLKGLGPLSALAGLQISDAEASGMSRTELLRVLHKKPSFPSNAWQLEMLAHRVKVPNKETTYWCRVQKLPPVLSQKHHILQFGPAIQTGNEHLVHHMEVFHCAGPADLEIPMYDGLCDGADRPEKTQICKKVLAAWAMGADAFVYPEEAGLSIGGHDFNPYVMLEVHYNNPELQDGSIDSSGIRFILTKSLRKYDAGVIELGLEYTDKMAIPPRQEAFALSAHCIQECTGVGLPQHGIHIFASQLHTHLTGMKVITRHVRDGGELPLLNYDNHYSTHFQEIRLLPKHVTILPGDSLITTCTYNTTARENVTLGGFAISDEMCVNYVHYYPNARLEVCKSAISDDALRTYFRYMREWENQATSIDKGISANYKSIEWTKVRVQALRDLYEAAPLGMQCNGSDGSRLPGLWDNIAATPVKLPLSPPARNCPDSSLKQEE from the exons ATGCTGTTAACGATAGTTCCATTAATCTTACTAACGATTCTGAGTGGCAACTGGTGCACGGCTTGGCACGACCATCAGCAAAGCAATGAAGAAAGCGTGGACAAAACGGGGGTCCATACGATCCCGCTCGGTTCTGGGGCTACTTTCCATTGGAG AGTTGATTTCATGAGCGAAATGATAGTCGCCGAAGTCCACTACATAGGCGCTGATAACACCTGGTTCGCCATCGGTTTCTCAGATTACGGGGAGCTAAAGCCTGCCGATTACTGTGTCCTGTGGGTGGATTGGCATCGTCAAGTTCAGTTACAG GACGCGTGGGCGGACGAAGAAGGAAAGCTGAATCTAGACTCGCAACAGGATTGCGAAAGCTTCGCGTGGAGGAGGCGGGGAAACGTAACGAAGCTCACGTTCTCCAGAAAGTTCGACACCTGTGATGGGAATGACTATGTTATGGAG AGGGGAACCACTCATTTGGTATGGCTGAAAGGACTCGGCCCACTGTCGGCCTTGGCTGGCTTGCAGATCTCCGATGCAGAAGCTTCTGGTATGTCGCGAACCGAACTGCTCAGGGTGCTGCATAAGAAGCCGTCGTTTCCCTCGAATGCCTGGCAACTGGAAATGCTGGCCCATCGAGTGAAGGTGCCGAACAAGGAAACTACTTACTGGTGCCGCGTGCAGAAGTTGCCACCTGTCTTGTCACAGAA GCATCACATTCTCCAGTTTGGTCCAGCCATCCAAACAGGAAACGAGCATTTGGTTCACCACATGGAAGTCTTCCACTGTGCTGGGCCTGCGGACCTCGAGATTCCTATGTACGATGGCCTCTGCGACGGAGCTGACAGACCAGAGAAAACTCAA ATCTGCAAGAAGGTTTTAGCAGCATGGGCAATGGGAGCAGACGCGTTCGTGTACCCCGAAGAAGCTGGTCTGTCGATCGGTGGCCACGACTTCAACCCTTACGTGATGCTAGAGGTTCATTACAACAATCCCGAGCTGCAGGATGGTAGCATCGATTCCTCGGGAATTCGTTTCATCCTGACGAAAAGCCTGCGTAAATACGACGCTGGAGTAATCGAGCTCGGATTAGAGTACACTGATAAAATGGCGATTCCACCCCGACAA GAAGCGTTCGCTTTGTCAGCGCACTGCATACAAGAGTGCACAGGGGTTGGTCTCCCGCAACACGGCATCCACATCTTCGCGTCGCAGCTTCACACCCACCTGACAGGGATGAAAGTCATCACTCGTCACGTCAGGGACGGCGGGGAACTGCCTTTGTTGAACTACGACAACCATTACTCCACCCACTTCCAAGAAATCCGACTCCTACCGAAACACGTCACCATCTTGccc GGCGACTCGTTGATCACGACCTGCACCTACAACACGACGGCCAGGGAAAACGTCACTCTGGGTGGATTCGCTATTTCTGATGAAATGTGCGTCAACTATGTCCATTATTACCCTAACGCTCGATTAGAG GTCTGCAAGAGCGCTATAAGCGACGATGCGCTGAGGACTTACTTTCGGTACATGCGGGAGTGGGAGAATCAAGCGACTAGCATCGATAAGGGAATTTCAGCGAACTATAAGAGCATCGAGTGGACCAAAGTTCGCGTGCAAGCTCTGCGTGATCTCTACGAGGCAGCGCCATTAG GGATGCAATGCAACGGCTCGGATGGATCTCGACTTCCAGGACTTTGGGATAACATAGCGGCCACACCGGTGAAACTACCCCTATCTCCGCCAGCTAGGAACTGCCCAGATTCCTCTCTGAAGCAAGAa GAATAA
- the Tbh gene encoding tyramine beta hydroxylase isoform X2: MLLTIVPLILLTILSGNWCTAWHDHQQSNEESVDKTGVHTIPLGSGATFHWRVDFMSEMIVAEVHYIGADNTWFAIGFSDYGELKPADYCVLWVDWHRQVQLQDAWADEEGKLNLDSQQDCESFAWRRRGNVTKLTFSRKFDTCDGNDYVMERGTTHLVWLKGLGPLSALAGLQISDAEASGMSRTELLRVLHKKPSFPSNAWQLEMLAHRVKVPNKETTYWCRVQKLPPVLSQKHHILQFGPAIQTGNEHLVHHMEVFHCAGPADLEIPMYDGLCDGADRPEKTQICKKVLAAWAMGADAFVYPEEAGLSIGGHDFNPYVMLEVHYNNPELQDGSIDSSGIRFILTKSLRKYDAGVIELGLEYTDKMAIPPRQEAFALSAHCIQECTGVGLPQHGIHIFASQLHTHLTGMKVITRHVRDGGELPLLNYDNHYSTHFQEIRLLPKHVTILPGDSLITTCTYNTTARENVTLGGFAISDEMCVNYVHYYPNARLEVCKSAISDDALRTYFRYMREWENQATSIDKGISANYKSIEWTKVRVQALRDLYEAAPLGMQCNGSDGSRLPGLWDNIAATPVKLPLSPPARNCPDSSLKQEVNVI; encoded by the exons ATGCTGTTAACGATAGTTCCATTAATCTTACTAACGATTCTGAGTGGCAACTGGTGCACGGCTTGGCACGACCATCAGCAAAGCAATGAAGAAAGCGTGGACAAAACGGGGGTCCATACGATCCCGCTCGGTTCTGGGGCTACTTTCCATTGGAG AGTTGATTTCATGAGCGAAATGATAGTCGCCGAAGTCCACTACATAGGCGCTGATAACACCTGGTTCGCCATCGGTTTCTCAGATTACGGGGAGCTAAAGCCTGCCGATTACTGTGTCCTGTGGGTGGATTGGCATCGTCAAGTTCAGTTACAG GACGCGTGGGCGGACGAAGAAGGAAAGCTGAATCTAGACTCGCAACAGGATTGCGAAAGCTTCGCGTGGAGGAGGCGGGGAAACGTAACGAAGCTCACGTTCTCCAGAAAGTTCGACACCTGTGATGGGAATGACTATGTTATGGAG AGGGGAACCACTCATTTGGTATGGCTGAAAGGACTCGGCCCACTGTCGGCCTTGGCTGGCTTGCAGATCTCCGATGCAGAAGCTTCTGGTATGTCGCGAACCGAACTGCTCAGGGTGCTGCATAAGAAGCCGTCGTTTCCCTCGAATGCCTGGCAACTGGAAATGCTGGCCCATCGAGTGAAGGTGCCGAACAAGGAAACTACTTACTGGTGCCGCGTGCAGAAGTTGCCACCTGTCTTGTCACAGAA GCATCACATTCTCCAGTTTGGTCCAGCCATCCAAACAGGAAACGAGCATTTGGTTCACCACATGGAAGTCTTCCACTGTGCTGGGCCTGCGGACCTCGAGATTCCTATGTACGATGGCCTCTGCGACGGAGCTGACAGACCAGAGAAAACTCAA ATCTGCAAGAAGGTTTTAGCAGCATGGGCAATGGGAGCAGACGCGTTCGTGTACCCCGAAGAAGCTGGTCTGTCGATCGGTGGCCACGACTTCAACCCTTACGTGATGCTAGAGGTTCATTACAACAATCCCGAGCTGCAGGATGGTAGCATCGATTCCTCGGGAATTCGTTTCATCCTGACGAAAAGCCTGCGTAAATACGACGCTGGAGTAATCGAGCTCGGATTAGAGTACACTGATAAAATGGCGATTCCACCCCGACAA GAAGCGTTCGCTTTGTCAGCGCACTGCATACAAGAGTGCACAGGGGTTGGTCTCCCGCAACACGGCATCCACATCTTCGCGTCGCAGCTTCACACCCACCTGACAGGGATGAAAGTCATCACTCGTCACGTCAGGGACGGCGGGGAACTGCCTTTGTTGAACTACGACAACCATTACTCCACCCACTTCCAAGAAATCCGACTCCTACCGAAACACGTCACCATCTTGccc GGCGACTCGTTGATCACGACCTGCACCTACAACACGACGGCCAGGGAAAACGTCACTCTGGGTGGATTCGCTATTTCTGATGAAATGTGCGTCAACTATGTCCATTATTACCCTAACGCTCGATTAGAG GTCTGCAAGAGCGCTATAAGCGACGATGCGCTGAGGACTTACTTTCGGTACATGCGGGAGTGGGAGAATCAAGCGACTAGCATCGATAAGGGAATTTCAGCGAACTATAAGAGCATCGAGTGGACCAAAGTTCGCGTGCAAGCTCTGCGTGATCTCTACGAGGCAGCGCCATTAG GGATGCAATGCAACGGCTCGGATGGATCTCGACTTCCAGGACTTTGGGATAACATAGCGGCCACACCGGTGAAACTACCCCTATCTCCGCCAGCTAGGAACTGCCCAGATTCCTCTCTGAAGCAAGAagtaaatgttatttaa
- the Tbh gene encoding tyramine beta hydroxylase isoform X1: MLLTIVPLILLTILSGNWCTAWHDHQQSNEESVDKTGVHTIPLGSGATFHWRVDFMSEMIVAEVHYIGADNTWFAIGFSDYGELKPADYCVLWVDWHRQVQLQDAWADEEGKLNLDSQQDCESFAWRRRGNVTKLTFSRKFDTCDGNDYVMERGTTHLVWLKGLGPLSALAGLQISDAEASGMSRTELLRVLHKKPSFPSNAWQLEMLAHRVKVPNKETTYWCRVQKLPPVLSQKHHILQFGPAIQTGNEHLVHHMEVFHCAGPADLEIPMYDGLCDGADRPEKTQICKKVLAAWAMGADAFVYPEEAGLSIGGHDFNPYVMLEVHYNNPELQDGSIDSSGIRFILTKSLRKYDAGVIELGLEYTDKMAIPPRQEAFALSAHCIQECTGVGLPQHGIHIFASQLHTHLTGMKVITRHVRDGGELPLLNYDNHYSTHFQEIRLLPKHVTILPGDSLITTCTYNTTARENVTLGGFAISDEMCVNYVHYYPNARLEVCKSAISDDALRTYFRYMREWENQATSIDKGISANYKSIEWTKVRVQALRDLYEAAPLGMQCNGSDGSRLPGLWDNIAATPVKLPLSPPARNCPDSSLKQEARCSKM, translated from the exons ATGCTGTTAACGATAGTTCCATTAATCTTACTAACGATTCTGAGTGGCAACTGGTGCACGGCTTGGCACGACCATCAGCAAAGCAATGAAGAAAGCGTGGACAAAACGGGGGTCCATACGATCCCGCTCGGTTCTGGGGCTACTTTCCATTGGAG AGTTGATTTCATGAGCGAAATGATAGTCGCCGAAGTCCACTACATAGGCGCTGATAACACCTGGTTCGCCATCGGTTTCTCAGATTACGGGGAGCTAAAGCCTGCCGATTACTGTGTCCTGTGGGTGGATTGGCATCGTCAAGTTCAGTTACAG GACGCGTGGGCGGACGAAGAAGGAAAGCTGAATCTAGACTCGCAACAGGATTGCGAAAGCTTCGCGTGGAGGAGGCGGGGAAACGTAACGAAGCTCACGTTCTCCAGAAAGTTCGACACCTGTGATGGGAATGACTATGTTATGGAG AGGGGAACCACTCATTTGGTATGGCTGAAAGGACTCGGCCCACTGTCGGCCTTGGCTGGCTTGCAGATCTCCGATGCAGAAGCTTCTGGTATGTCGCGAACCGAACTGCTCAGGGTGCTGCATAAGAAGCCGTCGTTTCCCTCGAATGCCTGGCAACTGGAAATGCTGGCCCATCGAGTGAAGGTGCCGAACAAGGAAACTACTTACTGGTGCCGCGTGCAGAAGTTGCCACCTGTCTTGTCACAGAA GCATCACATTCTCCAGTTTGGTCCAGCCATCCAAACAGGAAACGAGCATTTGGTTCACCACATGGAAGTCTTCCACTGTGCTGGGCCTGCGGACCTCGAGATTCCTATGTACGATGGCCTCTGCGACGGAGCTGACAGACCAGAGAAAACTCAA ATCTGCAAGAAGGTTTTAGCAGCATGGGCAATGGGAGCAGACGCGTTCGTGTACCCCGAAGAAGCTGGTCTGTCGATCGGTGGCCACGACTTCAACCCTTACGTGATGCTAGAGGTTCATTACAACAATCCCGAGCTGCAGGATGGTAGCATCGATTCCTCGGGAATTCGTTTCATCCTGACGAAAAGCCTGCGTAAATACGACGCTGGAGTAATCGAGCTCGGATTAGAGTACACTGATAAAATGGCGATTCCACCCCGACAA GAAGCGTTCGCTTTGTCAGCGCACTGCATACAAGAGTGCACAGGGGTTGGTCTCCCGCAACACGGCATCCACATCTTCGCGTCGCAGCTTCACACCCACCTGACAGGGATGAAAGTCATCACTCGTCACGTCAGGGACGGCGGGGAACTGCCTTTGTTGAACTACGACAACCATTACTCCACCCACTTCCAAGAAATCCGACTCCTACCGAAACACGTCACCATCTTGccc GGCGACTCGTTGATCACGACCTGCACCTACAACACGACGGCCAGGGAAAACGTCACTCTGGGTGGATTCGCTATTTCTGATGAAATGTGCGTCAACTATGTCCATTATTACCCTAACGCTCGATTAGAG GTCTGCAAGAGCGCTATAAGCGACGATGCGCTGAGGACTTACTTTCGGTACATGCGGGAGTGGGAGAATCAAGCGACTAGCATCGATAAGGGAATTTCAGCGAACTATAAGAGCATCGAGTGGACCAAAGTTCGCGTGCAAGCTCTGCGTGATCTCTACGAGGCAGCGCCATTAG GGATGCAATGCAACGGCTCGGATGGATCTCGACTTCCAGGACTTTGGGATAACATAGCGGCCACACCGGTGAAACTACCCCTATCTCCGCCAGCTAGGAACTGCCCAGATTCCTCTCTGAAGCAAGAa GCGAGGTGTAGCAAAATGTAG